Proteins encoded together in one Pseudomonas arsenicoxydans window:
- a CDS encoding type II toxin-antitoxin system PrlF family antitoxin, with translation MESSESDSMVLRILGLLAADIDEHPGRLKAVDSELLARINSLVGDVQIDLTEPLCRDDE, from the coding sequence TTGGAATCGTCGGAAAGTGATTCGATGGTGCTCAGGATTTTGGGCTTGCTGGCCGCAGACATCGACGAGCATCCGGGACGATTGAAGGCTGTTGACTCAGAATTGCTCGCCCGCATCAACTCGCTAGTCGGTGATGTGCAGATTGATCTCACTGAGCCGCTCTGCCGAGATGACGAATAA